One Qipengyuania aurantiaca genomic region harbors:
- a CDS encoding NUDIX hydrolase: protein MSASDHELPEEIVWQGKFVTAKKRGRWEYVSRSRGIRAAVILAVDEDDHVLLVEQYRIPLGRTCIELPAGLVGDDDGGEDEDPLVAAGRELEEETGYRAAQLEDMGHFYSSPGMVSESFTLVRARGLTRVGDGGGVEGENITVHHVARSALPAFLDAKRKEGCGVDVRMLLLLGQDMIEGE from the coding sequence ATGAGCGCATCCGACCACGAGCTGCCCGAAGAGATCGTCTGGCAGGGCAAGTTCGTCACCGCGAAGAAGCGGGGCCGCTGGGAATATGTTTCGCGCAGCCGCGGCATCCGCGCTGCCGTGATCCTCGCCGTGGACGAGGACGACCACGTGCTGCTGGTCGAGCAATACCGCATCCCGCTGGGCCGCACTTGCATCGAGCTACCCGCAGGCCTTGTCGGCGATGACGACGGCGGCGAAGACGAGGACCCGCTTGTCGCGGCGGGCCGCGAGCTGGAAGAAGAGACCGGCTACCGCGCTGCGCAGCTCGAGGACATGGGGCATTTCTATTCCTCACCCGGCATGGTCAGCGAAAGCTTTACCCTCGTGCGGGCGCGCGGCCTGACACGCGTCGGCGACGGCGGCGGGGTGGAGGGCGAAAACATCACGGTCCACCATGTGGCCCGCTCCGCCCTGCCCGCTTTCCTCGACGCCAAGCGCAAGGAAGGTTGCGGCGTGGACGTGCGTATGCTCCTGCTGCTGGGACAGGATATGATCGAAGGAGAGTGA
- a CDS encoding SDR family oxidoreductase → MAEARTGRCEGKLALVTGAAQGLGRAHARRLAEEGARVLCTDVNGDGAAESAALINEALGDGTAYAIAHDVTDPQAWEAAVDAAREHLGGLNVLVNNAGIGVAGNIETCDFDDWKRCFSVNVDSIFHGCQKALPLMREHAPGSIVNISSIAGLIASDTMPAYNSSKAAVWMLSKSIALHCAKNNMDIRCNSVHPTFVDTPILDGTARAHNLDKDVLMGKLARQIPLRKVGEPDDIANAVVYLASDESKFMTGAELKLDGGISAM, encoded by the coding sequence ATGGCCGAGGCACGCACGGGGCGCTGCGAGGGGAAATTGGCGCTGGTCACAGGCGCAGCGCAGGGGCTCGGGAGGGCGCACGCACGGCGGCTCGCCGAAGAGGGTGCGCGCGTTCTTTGCACCGATGTGAACGGAGACGGCGCGGCCGAGAGCGCGGCCCTCATCAACGAGGCGCTGGGCGACGGGACAGCCTATGCGATCGCGCACGATGTGACCGATCCGCAAGCCTGGGAAGCCGCTGTCGACGCCGCGCGCGAGCATCTGGGCGGCCTCAACGTGCTGGTCAACAACGCCGGCATCGGCGTCGCCGGCAATATCGAGACCTGCGATTTCGACGACTGGAAGCGCTGCTTCTCGGTCAATGTGGATTCGATCTTCCACGGCTGCCAGAAGGCCCTGCCGCTGATGCGCGAGCACGCGCCCGGATCGATCGTCAACATTTCCAGCATTGCGGGACTGATCGCTTCCGACACCATGCCCGCCTACAATTCCAGCAAGGCGGCGGTGTGGATGCTGTCGAAATCCATCGCGCTGCACTGCGCGAAGAACAACATGGATATCCGCTGCAATTCGGTGCACCCGACCTTCGTAGACACGCCGATCCTCGATGGGACCGCGCGGGCGCATAATCTCGACAAGGATGTGCTGATGGGCAAACTCGCCCGGCAGATCCCCCTTCGCAAGGTCGGGGAGCCGGACGATATCGCCAACGCTGTGGTTTATCTCGCCAGCGACGAGAGCAAGTTCATGACCGGTGCGGAGCTGAAGCTCGACGGCGGTATCTCGGCCATGTGA
- a CDS encoding PspC domain-containing protein, producing the protein MSQLKYRDSDHAVSPSRKFRLDRQNGKLAGVCSGIGRYFGIDTTLVRVGFVLGTLLGFGSFILVYLGIALIAD; encoded by the coding sequence ATGAGCCAGTTGAAGTATCGCGACAGCGACCACGCTGTCAGCCCCAGCCGCAAGTTTCGCCTCGACCGGCAGAACGGCAAATTGGCTGGGGTATGCTCCGGGATCGGCCGCTACTTCGGGATCGACACCACGCTGGTTCGCGTCGGCTTCGTCCTCGGCACTCTGCTCGGCTTCGGCAGCTTCATCCTTGTCTATCTCGGCATCGCGCTGATCGCCGATTGA
- a CDS encoding recombination protein F, protein MFDIDKSGGKLLAAVFSLAVSAVFFATAIVPASPNGVLA, encoded by the coding sequence ATGTTCGACATCGACAAATCCGGCGGAAAGCTTCTCGCTGCCGTCTTCTCGCTCGCCGTCTCGGCGGTCTTCTTCGCCACGGCCATCGTCCCGGCCTCGCCCAATGGAGTTCTCGCATGA
- a CDS encoding recombination protein F — protein sequence MFAFDFANNKALASVFAIGASALLMAMAIVPASPAGLIA from the coding sequence ATGTTCGCTTTCGACTTCGCCAACAACAAGGCTCTCGCTTCGGTCTTCGCCATCGGCGCTTCGGCTCTGCTGATGGCCATGGCTATCGTCCCCGCTTCGCCTGCTGGCCTCATCGCCTGA
- the recF gene encoding DNA replication/repair protein RecF (All proteins in this family for which functions are known are DNA-binding proteins that assist the filamentation of RecA onto DNA for the initiation of recombination or recombinational repair.) has product MLDRISLTRFRNHEATELGATARFNLLVGENGAGKTNVLEALSLLAPGRGLRRANLADIVQHGVDEGFGVGASLLVDEGEPVRLATYSESAQPSRRRVRINGADASASALGEWIALTWLTPAMDGLFTGPAADRRRFIDRMALALDPAHAQHAARYEGALRERNRLLSDDRPPESAWLDAIEAQMVEHGGRLIAGRAALVDTLMARIAHMPSEPFARPALTYAPGGADSAEALSQALFEGRQRDRAAQRTLVGPHRDELEVIHAAKRVPAAQSSTGEQKAMLVAITLAHAGLAAQGRAGILLLDEVAAHLDPVRRAALFDQLAASGAQVWMTGTEIAPFDSIADQAAVWKVNGGRAIRA; this is encoded by the coding sequence ATGCTCGACCGCATTTCCCTCACCCGTTTCCGCAATCACGAGGCGACCGAACTGGGCGCAACGGCCCGCTTCAACCTGCTGGTGGGGGAGAACGGCGCGGGCAAGACCAATGTGCTCGAGGCGCTCTCGCTGCTTGCGCCCGGACGCGGCCTGCGCCGCGCCAATCTTGCCGATATCGTGCAGCACGGCGTGGACGAAGGGTTCGGCGTCGGCGCCAGCCTTCTGGTCGACGAGGGAGAGCCGGTCCGGCTCGCGACCTATTCCGAAAGCGCCCAGCCCTCGCGCCGCCGTGTGCGCATCAACGGCGCGGACGCTTCCGCCTCGGCGCTGGGCGAATGGATTGCGCTGACTTGGCTCACCCCGGCGATGGACGGGCTCTTCACCGGCCCTGCCGCCGACCGCCGCCGTTTTATCGACCGCATGGCGCTGGCGCTCGATCCTGCCCATGCCCAGCACGCGGCGCGTTACGAGGGTGCCTTGCGCGAGCGCAACCGCCTGCTGTCGGACGATCGCCCGCCCGAAAGCGCCTGGCTCGATGCGATCGAGGCGCAAATGGTGGAGCATGGCGGACGCCTCATCGCGGGACGCGCCGCGTTGGTGGATACGTTAATGGCGCGCATCGCCCATATGCCGAGCGAGCCCTTCGCCCGCCCTGCCCTCACCTATGCGCCCGGTGGCGCCGACAGCGCCGAGGCCCTGTCGCAGGCGCTGTTCGAAGGGCGGCAGCGAGACCGGGCGGCGCAGCGCACGCTGGTCGGTCCCCATCGCGACGAGTTGGAAGTCATCCACGCGGCCAAGCGCGTGCCCGCCGCCCAAAGCTCGACTGGCGAGCAGAAGGCCATGCTGGTGGCGATTACCCTCGCCCACGCCGGGCTGGCCGCACAGGGCCGCGCTGGCATCCTCCTGCTGGATGAGGTGGCCGCGCATCTCGATCCGGTGCGCCGCGCCGCGCTGTTCGACCAGCTGGCCGCCAGCGGTGCGCAGGTCTGGATGACGGGCACCGAAATCGCCCCCTTCGACAGCATCGCGGACCAGGCGGCGGTATGGAAAGTTAACGGCGGACGCGCGATCCGCGCCTGA
- a CDS encoding arylesterase produces MRLSSLSMPLLALSLAACGNEAQEASPPQAEASEAAAPADIEVEGVERRILAVGDSLFAGYNLAEHEGYPERLERALRQEGINARVIDAGVSGDTSAAGRQRLGFVLDRLPTKPDLVLLELGGNDMLRGLSPEETRANFEAMLDELQRRELPVLLMGMRAPPNYGPDYQQSFDAIYGDLAKEYGVGLIPFWLESIYQSPELFLEDRIHPTAEGVDILVADTLDEVQAALPEG; encoded by the coding sequence ATGCGCCTAAGTAGTTTGTCGATGCCGCTGCTCGCCCTCAGCCTCGCCGCTTGCGGCAACGAGGCGCAGGAGGCGTCGCCCCCGCAAGCCGAGGCCAGCGAGGCCGCCGCTCCGGCCGATATCGAGGTCGAAGGCGTCGAACGGCGTATCCTCGCGGTGGGCGACAGCCTCTTTGCAGGCTACAACCTTGCCGAGCACGAGGGCTATCCCGAGCGGCTGGAGCGGGCCTTGCGGCAGGAGGGCATCAACGCCCGGGTGATCGATGCGGGGGTTTCGGGCGACACCAGCGCGGCGGGCCGCCAGCGGCTCGGCTTCGTGCTCGACCGCCTGCCCACCAAGCCCGACCTCGTCCTGCTCGAACTGGGCGGAAACGACATGCTGCGCGGCCTGTCGCCGGAAGAAACGCGCGCCAATTTCGAGGCCATGCTGGACGAATTGCAGCGCCGGGAGCTTCCCGTGTTGCTGATGGGCATGCGCGCGCCGCCCAATTACGGGCCCGATTACCAGCAGAGCTTCGATGCGATCTACGGCGATCTGGCCAAGGAATACGGCGTCGGGCTAATCCCGTTCTGGCTCGAGAGCATCTACCAGTCGCCCGAGCTCTTCCTCGAGGATCGCATTCACCCTACCGCCGAGGGGGTCGATATCCTCGTGGCCGATACGCTGGACGAGGTGCAGGCCGCGCTGCCGGAAGGGTGA
- a CDS encoding ABC transporter ATP-binding protein: protein MRFSAFCHRSRVTTSQDAISATDLRLTLGSAEAPVEILKGLDLTIGKGETVALLGPSGSGKSSLMAVLSGLERATGGSLRVAGQDFAALNEDELARARRGRIGIVLQAFHLLPTMTALENVATPMELAGEEDAQVRAKAELEAVGLGHRLDHYPQQLSGGEQQRVAIARAIAPRPDLIFADEPTGNLDAATGHEIVELLFNRRAETGATLLVITHDPELAEHCERVLTLGDGRIASDTAQAPAA from the coding sequence GTGCGTTTTTCCGCCTTCTGCCATCGCAGCCGCGTGACGACTTCTCAAGACGCGATTTCCGCAACCGACCTGCGCCTCACGCTGGGTTCCGCCGAAGCACCGGTGGAAATCCTAAAGGGCCTCGACCTCACCATCGGCAAGGGCGAGACGGTCGCCCTGCTCGGCCCTTCGGGATCCGGCAAGAGCTCGCTCATGGCGGTGCTCTCCGGCCTCGAACGCGCCACCGGCGGCAGCCTTCGCGTGGCGGGACAGGATTTTGCCGCGCTGAATGAGGACGAACTCGCTCGCGCGCGCCGTGGCCGCATCGGCATCGTCCTTCAAGCCTTCCACCTGCTGCCCACCATGACCGCGCTCGAGAACGTGGCCACCCCGATGGAATTGGCAGGCGAGGAAGATGCGCAGGTGCGCGCCAAGGCCGAACTGGAGGCCGTCGGCCTCGGCCACCGGCTGGACCATTACCCGCAGCAGCTTTCGGGAGGCGAGCAGCAACGCGTGGCCATCGCCCGCGCCATCGCGCCGCGCCCCGACCTCATCTTCGCCGACGAGCCGACCGGCAATCTCGACGCCGCAACCGGGCACGAGATCGTGGAATTGCTCTTCAACCGGCGCGCGGAAACCGGCGCGACGCTGCTTGTCATCACTCATGATCCCGAACTCGCCGAGCATTGCGAGCGCGTGCTGACGCTTGGCGACGGACGCATCGCCAGCGACACCGCGCAAGCGCCCGCCGCATGA
- a CDS encoding ABC transporter permease, protein MSWATAWRIARRDLNARFKGLRLLLVCIFLGTAALAAIGSLTAAIERELAANGQAFLGGDVQIELWQRSLNDDERAALEELGTVSAGTRLQAMARKDDIAAPIELKAVDGAYPLYGTLVLEGGREADAPQDNEAYLAPGAADRLGVAVGDSIAIGTETLQVAGIIEDEPDRLGEGFQLGPTIIVAEDLPERAGLLAPGAMYQSKTRVALSTPRNLEAVEEDLEARFPDAGFDIDTAERAAPGTDRFVERMSEFLTLVGLAALVIAGIGIGGGVSSYLDARRQSVATLKVLGADSRDIARVYALQIFAASAVGSLAGLAVGVAVVPILASALKGLLPVDAGFVFDPGALLLAAAYGLLVALVFAAPPLMRARHFPAMALMRARVAPLARDKAAILIVIAGLAAIVGLALVTSSRPMLAGGFLAGAAVVLGLLALLGWLIRKGAGALPRPKSPIARAALANIHRPGSSTGALVTALGFGLAAFVLLAAIQSSIDGNIQSRVPERAPDYFVLDVPRDRQADFEALVAQTDAEAQVRAVPALRGSVLAFGPEGAMTRTSSLEEIPDGAWALRGERGLTYADEVPPGNELTGGQWWGPMYQGEPLVSVDEEFARAAGLEIGDKLSFGVLGAEVETRIANTRRIDWESMGFNYVFVLSPNALADTPHNLAATIELTEGTPTRPLLQALVREFPSTSVIEVGGVLQQARTILEQVGLATLAAASVAVLAGLAVLLGAIAAARASRTYDTVVLRVLGADRRQVLTMQLAEYALLAGALAIVALGLGSLTAWLVVTQLFEFDWLPDWGEVFAVLGLGVAVVLVFAVGGSLPLLHAKPAQALRAL, encoded by the coding sequence ATGAGCTGGGCCACCGCCTGGCGGATCGCGCGGCGCGATCTCAACGCGCGCTTCAAGGGGCTGCGGCTCCTCCTCGTGTGCATCTTCCTCGGCACGGCGGCGCTGGCGGCGATCGGTTCGCTGACCGCCGCGATCGAGCGCGAACTGGCCGCCAACGGGCAGGCTTTTCTCGGCGGCGACGTACAGATCGAACTCTGGCAGCGCTCGCTGAACGACGATGAGCGCGCGGCGCTGGAGGAACTCGGCACGGTGTCCGCTGGAACGCGTCTTCAGGCGATGGCGCGCAAGGACGATATTGCCGCGCCCATCGAATTGAAGGCGGTCGACGGGGCCTACCCGCTCTATGGCACGCTGGTGCTCGAGGGCGGTCGTGAAGCTGACGCACCGCAGGACAACGAGGCCTATCTCGCCCCCGGAGCGGCCGACCGGCTCGGTGTAGCCGTAGGCGACAGCATCGCCATCGGTACCGAAACGCTGCAAGTGGCCGGGATTATCGAAGACGAGCCCGACCGGCTCGGTGAAGGCTTCCAGCTCGGCCCGACGATCATCGTCGCCGAAGACCTTCCGGAACGCGCCGGCCTTTTGGCCCCGGGCGCAATGTATCAGAGCAAGACGCGCGTAGCTCTTTCTACGCCGCGTAATCTGGAGGCGGTGGAGGAAGACCTTGAAGCCCGCTTCCCCGATGCAGGCTTCGATATCGACACCGCCGAACGCGCCGCGCCGGGGACCGACCGCTTTGTCGAACGGATGAGCGAATTCCTCACCCTGGTCGGCCTTGCCGCGCTCGTTATCGCCGGGATCGGCATCGGCGGCGGCGTGTCCTCCTATCTCGATGCGCGGCGCCAGTCGGTGGCCACGCTCAAGGTCCTGGGCGCTGACAGCCGCGATATCGCGCGCGTCTATGCCCTGCAGATCTTCGCCGCTTCCGCCGTCGGAAGCCTCGCCGGGCTTGCGGTGGGCGTGGCGGTCGTCCCGATCCTCGCCAGTGCGCTGAAGGGGCTGCTGCCCGTCGACGCAGGCTTCGTGTTCGACCCGGGCGCGCTGCTGCTGGCCGCCGCCTATGGCCTGCTGGTGGCGCTCGTCTTTGCCGCGCCGCCGCTGATGCGCGCGCGGCACTTCCCGGCCATGGCGCTGATGCGCGCCCGCGTAGCCCCGCTGGCGCGCGACAAGGCGGCGATCCTCATCGTCATCGCGGGCCTCGCAGCCATTGTCGGGCTCGCGCTCGTCACCTCGAGCCGCCCGATGCTGGCGGGCGGCTTTCTCGCCGGGGCCGCCGTGGTGCTGGGCCTGCTCGCGCTGCTCGGCTGGCTCATCCGAAAGGGCGCAGGTGCCCTGCCCCGCCCGAAAAGTCCCATTGCGCGCGCCGCGCTCGCCAATATCCATCGGCCCGGATCGAGCACCGGAGCGCTGGTGACCGCCTTGGGTTTCGGCCTTGCCGCCTTCGTCCTCCTCGCCGCCATCCAGAGCAGCATCGACGGCAATATCCAGAGCCGCGTGCCGGAACGCGCGCCCGACTATTTCGTGCTCGACGTACCCCGCGACCGGCAGGCCGATTTCGAGGCGCTGGTCGCGCAAACGGATGCCGAAGCACAGGTGCGCGCCGTCCCGGCCTTGCGTGGTTCGGTGCTCGCCTTCGGTCCCGAGGGCGCGATGACCCGCACCTCCTCGCTGGAGGAGATCCCCGACGGCGCCTGGGCCCTGCGCGGCGAACGTGGTCTGACCTATGCCGACGAAGTTCCTCCCGGCAACGAACTCACCGGCGGCCAGTGGTGGGGGCCGATGTATCAGGGCGAACCGCTCGTCTCGGTGGACGAGGAATTTGCGCGCGCGGCCGGGCTGGAAATCGGCGACAAACTGTCTTTTGGCGTGCTCGGCGCGGAGGTCGAGACACGCATCGCCAACACCCGCCGCATCGACTGGGAAAGCATGGGCTTCAACTATGTGTTCGTGCTCAGCCCCAACGCGCTGGCGGACACGCCGCACAATCTTGCGGCCACCATCGAGCTGACCGAAGGCACGCCGACCAGGCCGCTTCTCCAGGCGCTAGTCCGTGAATTTCCCTCGACCTCGGTGATCGAGGTGGGCGGCGTGCTGCAGCAGGCACGCACCATCCTCGAACAGGTCGGTCTCGCCACTCTCGCCGCGGCAAGCGTTGCCGTGCTGGCGGGTCTTGCCGTCCTCTTGGGAGCAATCGCCGCAGCCCGCGCCTCGCGGACCTATGACACCGTGGTGCTGCGCGTTCTGGGCGCAGACCGGCGGCAGGTGCTGACCATGCAGCTGGCGGAATACGCGCTGCTGGCCGGTGCGCTGGCGATCGTCGCCCTCGGACTCGGCTCGCTCACCGCGTGGCTGGTGGTGACGCAACTGTTCGAATTCGACTGGTTGCCCGACTGGGGCGAGGTTTTCGCCGTGCTCGGCCTCGGGGTGGCCGTGGTGCTGGTCTTTGCCGTGGGCGGCTCCCTGCCGCTGCTGCATGCGAAACCCGCCCAGGCATTGAGAGCGCTTTAA
- a CDS encoding TonB-dependent receptor, translated as MKFTRFGRGATVRSALLVGTAALAMPTAALAQDEGEDQAAVYDDAEEQAESPDPNIIVVTATKREQTLQEVPVAVSVTTAETIEQAQIRDIADLATVVPSLRVSTLQSAFATSYSVRGFGTDGNNIGLEPSVAMFVDGVYRSRAIAQISDLPDIQRVEVLRGPQSTLFGKNASAGVISLVTKRPEFDFSGSVEASYGNFDAKVVKGYVTGPISDSIAFSAGAGWNNRDGYLTNGFNGEDVNDRNRWFTRGQLLFDNGGPLQARIIADYDEIEERCCGVVNVRPSLETSVIRLIGGQVNDFNNNPDGDVIFTDVDPINEVQNYGISGQLDYEFGAITATSITAYRETSLAADQDVDFTSASLATGANIGDADIDTFTQELRFASDFDGPFNFLLGGYYFDESVDTADQIVYGSDFRNYADLLVQGLTQGTQSIPSLEATLGALNATDFTGQFFAEGQGFFNSISQENEALSIFGNVDFEITDALVLTLGANYTKDKKQIVTDSVSTDVFSNIDLVASGNRAIFATAFPAQVGDAFGFGGPATPAQIGALLADPTTAPIVAAIQQGVQAFADANDTNPAVNPLLGLTQLQFLPPLQNCPNAVEDCATDDDQWSYNVRLAYEISPTLNVYASWATGYKAPSFNLSRDSRPLEADFLALQAQGLAVTNLRPGTRFAAAETSEVFEIGIKGNWDYAAANLTIFQQNIDDFQANTFVGSSFVLSNAGKQETFGIEFDGNVRPTDSLTLNVAMTYLDAVYDEFTGSAVGDLSGLQRAGVPELSAVFGASWNKEINDAGDRFILRGDFSYQSQVPALDGFPNFIDDETDPANPDFGPARDIAQFYTREVNSMNASATYAMAMGLELTVWGRNLLDDRYITTFFPSVAQGESISGYPNQPRTYGVAAKFKF; from the coding sequence ATGAAATTTACCCGTTTCGGTCGCGGTGCGACCGTTCGCTCCGCCCTTCTGGTCGGCACTGCCGCACTTGCCATGCCCACCGCGGCGCTCGCGCAGGATGAAGGCGAAGACCAGGCCGCCGTCTATGACGACGCCGAAGAGCAGGCCGAGAGCCCGGATCCCAACATCATCGTCGTGACTGCGACCAAGCGTGAACAGACGCTCCAGGAAGTCCCCGTCGCCGTCAGCGTGACCACCGCCGAAACCATCGAACAGGCGCAGATCCGCGACATCGCCGATCTGGCCACCGTGGTTCCCTCGCTCCGCGTCAGCACGCTGCAGAGCGCTTTCGCAACCAGCTACTCGGTCCGCGGCTTCGGTACGGACGGCAACAACATCGGTCTCGAACCGTCGGTCGCCATGTTCGTGGACGGCGTCTACCGCAGCCGTGCGATCGCCCAGATTTCGGACCTTCCCGACATCCAGCGCGTCGAGGTCCTGCGCGGCCCGCAGTCGACCCTTTTCGGCAAGAACGCCAGCGCCGGCGTGATCTCGCTGGTCACCAAGCGCCCTGAATTCGACTTCAGCGGCAGCGTGGAAGCCAGCTACGGCAATTTCGATGCCAAGGTCGTGAAGGGCTACGTCACCGGCCCGATCAGCGATTCGATCGCGTTCAGCGCAGGTGCCGGCTGGAACAACCGTGACGGCTATCTCACCAATGGCTTCAACGGCGAAGACGTGAACGACCGTAACCGCTGGTTCACCCGCGGCCAGCTGCTGTTCGACAACGGCGGTCCGCTGCAGGCCCGCATCATCGCCGATTACGACGAAATCGAAGAGCGTTGCTGCGGCGTCGTCAACGTCCGTCCGTCGCTCGAAACCTCGGTCATCCGCCTCATCGGCGGCCAGGTGAACGACTTCAACAATAACCCTGATGGCGATGTCATCTTTACCGATGTCGACCCGATCAACGAAGTGCAGAACTACGGCATTTCGGGCCAGCTCGATTACGAGTTCGGCGCGATCACCGCGACGTCGATCACCGCATATCGCGAAACCAGCCTTGCGGCCGACCAGGACGTCGACTTCACCAGCGCCAGCCTCGCGACCGGTGCGAACATCGGCGATGCCGACATCGACACCTTCACGCAGGAACTGCGCTTCGCCTCCGACTTCGACGGTCCGTTCAACTTCCTGCTGGGCGGCTATTACTTCGACGAGAGCGTCGATACCGCCGACCAGATCGTTTACGGCAGCGACTTCCGCAACTACGCCGACCTGCTGGTGCAGGGCCTGACCCAGGGCACGCAGAGCATTCCTTCGCTTGAAGCGACCCTGGGCGCGCTGAACGCCACCGACTTCACCGGCCAATTCTTCGCCGAGGGTCAGGGCTTCTTCAACAGCATCTCGCAGGAAAACGAAGCGCTCTCGATCTTCGGCAATGTCGATTTCGAGATCACCGACGCTCTCGTGCTGACGCTTGGTGCCAATTACACCAAGGACAAGAAGCAGATCGTGACCGATTCGGTCAGCACCGATGTTTTCTCGAACATCGACCTGGTGGCTTCGGGCAACCGCGCGATCTTCGCGACCGCGTTCCCGGCGCAGGTCGGCGATGCCTTCGGATTCGGTGGCCCGGCTACCCCGGCACAGATCGGCGCATTGCTTGCCGATCCGACCACCGCCCCGATCGTTGCAGCAATCCAGCAGGGGGTTCAGGCTTTCGCCGACGCGAACGACACCAACCCTGCGGTTAACCCGCTGCTCGGCCTGACCCAGCTGCAGTTCCTGCCGCCGTTGCAGAACTGCCCGAACGCCGTGGAAGATTGCGCCACCGACGACGATCAGTGGAGCTACAACGTCCGTCTCGCCTACGAGATCTCGCCGACGCTCAACGTCTATGCAAGCTGGGCAACCGGTTACAAGGCGCCGAGCTTCAACCTCTCGCGCGACAGCCGTCCGCTTGAGGCCGATTTCCTCGCGCTGCAGGCGCAGGGTCTTGCCGTCACCAACCTTCGCCCCGGCACTCGTTTCGCGGCCGCCGAGACTTCGGAAGTCTTCGAGATCGGCATCAAGGGTAACTGGGACTATGCGGCAGCGAACCTGACGATCTTCCAGCAGAACATCGACGATTTCCAGGCCAACACCTTCGTGGGCTCGTCCTTCGTGCTCAGCAACGCAGGTAAGCAGGAAACCTTCGGTATCGAGTTCGACGGCAATGTCCGCCCGACCGACTCGCTGACGCTGAATGTCGCCATGACCTATCTCGACGCTGTCTACGACGAGTTCACCGGTTCGGCTGTTGGCGATCTTTCGGGTCTGCAGCGCGCCGGCGTTCCGGAACTGTCGGCTGTCTTCGGTGCGAGCTGGAACAAGGAAATCAACGACGCGGGCGATCGCTTCATCCTGCGCGGCGATTTCTCCTACCAGTCGCAGGTTCCGGCACTCGACGGGTTCCCGAACTTCATCGACGATGAAACCGATCCGGCCAACCCCGACTTCGGCCCGGCTCGCGACATCGCGCAGTTCTACACGCGCGAAGTCAACAGCATGAACGCTTCGGCGACCTATGCGATGGCCATGGGCCTCGAACTGACGGTCTGGGGTCGCAATTTGCTCGACGATCGCTACATCACCACCTTCTTCCCGTCGGTGGCGCAGGGCGAATCGATCTCGGGCTATCCGAACCAGCCGCGCACCTACGGCGTCGCCGCGAAGTTCAAGTTCTGA